The following proteins are co-located in the uncultured Propionivibrio sp. genome:
- a CDS encoding zinc-dependent peptidase: MGFRTLFRWLGRRQPPPILPEPLWQETVASLPFLDRLDDDAKRRLRTLTEAFLAEKEFTSARGLQLTDAMCVSIAAQGCLPILNLGLGYYRDWVGIIVYPDEFVIPRTQEDEYGIVHEYDEVASGEAWEGGPLLISWNDAQMAGEGYNVVIHEFAHKLDMLNGDVDGIPPLPAGMSAQAWEDILTAAYEDFCREVDIADANDEETVLDPYGAENPGEFFAVMSETFFETPERLQEAYPALYEQFTRFYRQTPVTTPCPDSLTPSDPGSA; this comes from the coding sequence ATGGGATTCCGCACTCTGTTTCGCTGGCTGGGCCGGCGCCAGCCTCCGCCAATCCTGCCCGAACCGCTATGGCAGGAAACCGTCGCATCGCTACCCTTTCTCGACCGTCTCGACGACGACGCCAAGCGGCGCCTGCGCACACTCACCGAAGCCTTTCTCGCCGAGAAGGAATTCACCAGCGCCCGAGGCTTGCAACTCACCGACGCCATGTGCGTCTCGATCGCCGCGCAAGGCTGCCTGCCAATCCTCAATCTCGGGCTCGGCTATTATCGGGACTGGGTCGGGATCATCGTCTATCCTGACGAATTCGTCATTCCACGCACGCAGGAAGACGAATACGGCATCGTTCACGAATATGACGAAGTCGCCTCGGGCGAAGCCTGGGAGGGTGGGCCGCTGCTGATATCCTGGAATGACGCGCAGATGGCCGGCGAAGGCTATAACGTCGTCATCCACGAGTTCGCCCACAAGCTCGACATGCTCAACGGCGACGTCGATGGTATCCCGCCACTGCCTGCCGGCATGTCGGCGCAAGCGTGGGAAGACATCCTGACGGCCGCGTACGAGGATTTTTGCAGGGAGGTCGACATCGCCGACGCCAACGACGAAGAGACCGTGCTCGACCCGTATGGCGCCGAAAATCCGGGCGAGTTCTTCGCGGTCATGAGCGAGACCTTCTTTGAAACACCGGAACGCCTGCAGGAAGCGTATCCGGCGCTCTACGAGCAGTTCACGCGCTTCTACCGGCAAACGCCGGTCACAACACCTTGCCCGGATTCATTAACCCCTTCGGATCCAGGGTCCGCTTGA
- a CDS encoding DMT family transporter: MFQRFHHPYLLLTLTTLFWSGNMVVGRAIRDDVPPLSLAFWRWTIALALTLPLALPHLRAQWPALRRHWQPIVALGLLGVGGYNTLAYIALQYTAATNALLLNSFIPVATIALSWLFLKKPLRPLEWLGVLISLVGVIIIVARGDLATLAALTINLGDLWMLLAVLVWACYTVGLHWRPSGIHPMLMLAAFTVVGLLALTPAYAWEILQGRVIHLGPGAIAGIVYTGTLPGFLGYVFYNRAVGEVGANRASLFIHLMPVFGTLLSTIFLGEIPHLYHGIGIALIFCGIGLTTLRRPS, from the coding sequence ATGTTTCAACGTTTTCACCACCCCTACCTGCTCCTGACGCTGACCACGCTGTTCTGGTCTGGCAACATGGTCGTCGGCCGCGCCATCCGCGACGACGTGCCGCCGCTATCGCTGGCATTCTGGCGCTGGACGATCGCGCTGGCGCTGACCCTGCCCCTCGCCCTACCCCACCTGCGCGCACAATGGCCGGCGCTCCGGCGCCACTGGCAACCGATCGTCGCGCTCGGATTGCTCGGTGTCGGTGGCTACAACACGCTCGCCTACATCGCGCTGCAATACACGGCCGCGACCAATGCGCTGCTGCTCAACTCCTTCATTCCGGTGGCTACCATCGCGCTGTCGTGGCTATTCCTGAAAAAGCCCTTGCGCCCGCTCGAATGGCTGGGCGTGCTGATCTCGCTGGTCGGCGTCATCATCATCGTCGCCCGGGGCGATCTCGCCACGCTGGCGGCGCTCACCATCAATCTCGGCGACCTCTGGATGCTACTCGCGGTGCTCGTCTGGGCGTGCTACACGGTCGGACTGCATTGGCGTCCCAGCGGCATCCACCCCATGCTGATGCTGGCCGCCTTCACCGTCGTCGGCCTGCTCGCGCTCACCCCGGCCTATGCTTGGGAAATCCTGCAGGGCCGCGTTATTCATCTCGGTCCCGGTGCGATCGCCGGCATCGTCTACACCGGCACGCTACCCGGCTTCCTCGGCTATGTGTTCTACAACCGGGCAGTCGGCGAGGTTGGCGCCAACCGGGCCAGCCTCTTCATCCATCTCATGCCGGTCTTCGGCACCCTGCTATCGACGATATTTCTCGGAGAAATTCCACACCTGTATCACGGCATAGGCATCGCGCTGATTTTCTGCGGTATCGGCCTGACGACCTTGCGCAGACCCAGTTGA
- a CDS encoding bifunctional (p)ppGpp synthetase/guanosine-3',5'-bis(diphosphate) 3'-pyrophosphohydrolase, which translates to MVSVVHSVAAQSDFEHSLQTLSEGLSAEETEKIRAAAEFARTVYGDRLLGSDEGVWHHALGMALILVGLKLDADTRVAALLFALPTYDEQGLTKIEERFGAAAAHLVGGISRLNGLRPITHGFVAHSAESGDQNPNEMKAQIEVLRKMLLAMVEDIRVVLLRLASRTQTLRHYAESKDELRVQVARETLELYSPLANRLGVWELKWELEDLSFRFLHPDTYKKIAKQLDEKRAEREQFIADAVARLRQELESAGIADAEIYGRPKHIYSIWNKMRKKGVDFSEVYDVRALRVIVDSIKDCYTTLGIVHNMWSPIPKEFDDYISNPKGNNYRSLHTAVHCPDGRSLEVQIRTWEMHKHAELGVAAHWRYKEGGRSSQGGYDEKIAWLRQLLTWKDEVVDSSDWVKHYKEAALDETIYVMTPQGRVVDLPRGATPVDFAYRVHTDLGHRCRGAKVDGALVTLNTQLETGQRVEIVVAKQGGPSRDWLNPALGYLFTHRARAKARQWFSSRALEEMLADGRAILTRELQRMGETGVRADDLADRLGFAKSDDLFIALARADIGQRQLQTAIRGGDEASAERSPVEEVAVRKPKASNVSDKGILIVGVDKLLTQLAGCCKPAPPDPIVGFVTRGKGISIHRADCPNFSHLEAMQPERVVETEWGSETEGVFAVDIIVDAQDRQGLLRDVSEVFTREKINVIAVNTQSTQGGAHMRFTAEIGNVGQLKRTLGLLQDVKGVVGARRA; encoded by the coding sequence ATGGTTTCCGTTGTCCATTCCGTCGCCGCACAGAGCGACTTCGAACATTCCCTGCAAACGCTGAGTGAAGGTCTCTCCGCCGAGGAGACCGAGAAGATCCGGGCCGCCGCCGAGTTTGCTCGCACCGTGTATGGCGATCGCCTGCTCGGAAGCGACGAGGGGGTCTGGCATCACGCACTTGGCATGGCCCTGATTCTCGTCGGACTCAAGCTCGACGCCGACACGCGCGTGGCGGCGCTGCTGTTTGCGCTGCCGACCTACGACGAACAGGGACTGACCAAGATCGAGGAGCGCTTTGGCGCTGCTGCGGCGCATCTTGTCGGAGGGATTTCGCGTCTTAACGGCCTGCGCCCGATCACGCATGGGTTCGTCGCCCATTCGGCGGAGAGCGGCGACCAGAATCCGAACGAAATGAAGGCGCAGATTGAGGTCCTGCGCAAGATGCTGCTGGCAATGGTCGAGGATATTCGCGTCGTTCTGCTGCGCCTGGCCTCGCGCACGCAAACGCTGCGTCATTACGCGGAGTCGAAGGATGAATTGCGCGTTCAGGTGGCGCGCGAGACGCTGGAACTCTACTCGCCGCTCGCCAATCGACTCGGTGTCTGGGAATTGAAGTGGGAACTCGAGGATCTTTCCTTCCGTTTCCTGCATCCCGATACCTACAAGAAGATCGCCAAGCAGCTCGACGAGAAACGCGCCGAGCGCGAGCAGTTCATCGCCGATGCGGTCGCCCGTCTGCGCCAGGAACTCGAGAGCGCCGGAATTGCCGATGCGGAGATTTACGGACGTCCGAAACACATCTACAGCATCTGGAACAAGATGCGCAAGAAGGGCGTCGACTTCTCCGAAGTCTATGACGTTCGCGCCTTGCGCGTCATCGTCGATAGCATCAAGGATTGCTATACGACGCTCGGCATCGTGCATAACATGTGGTCGCCGATTCCCAAAGAGTTCGACGACTACATCTCGAACCCCAAAGGGAATAACTACCGCTCGCTGCACACCGCCGTGCATTGTCCGGACGGTCGTTCGCTCGAAGTGCAGATTCGGACCTGGGAGATGCACAAGCACGCCGAGCTTGGCGTGGCGGCGCACTGGCGCTACAAGGAGGGCGGCAGGTCGTCGCAAGGCGGTTATGACGAAAAGATTGCCTGGCTGCGTCAGCTGCTGACCTGGAAGGACGAGGTCGTCGATTCGTCGGACTGGGTGAAGCACTACAAGGAAGCGGCGCTCGACGAGACCATTTACGTCATGACGCCGCAGGGCCGGGTGGTCGACTTGCCGCGTGGCGCGACGCCGGTCGACTTCGCTTACCGGGTGCATACCGATCTCGGTCATCGTTGTCGCGGCGCAAAAGTCGACGGCGCGCTGGTAACGCTCAACACGCAGCTCGAAACGGGGCAGCGCGTCGAGATTGTCGTCGCCAAGCAGGGGGGGCCGTCGCGCGACTGGCTCAATCCGGCGCTCGGGTACTTGTTCACGCATCGCGCACGCGCCAAGGCGCGGCAATGGTTCTCGTCACGGGCGCTTGAGGAGATGCTTGCCGACGGGCGCGCGATCCTGACGCGCGAACTGCAGCGCATGGGTGAAACGGGCGTCCGCGCCGACGATCTGGCCGATCGTCTCGGTTTTGCCAAGAGCGACGATCTGTTCATTGCGCTGGCTCGCGCTGACATCGGGCAACGCCAGCTGCAGACGGCGATTCGCGGCGGCGACGAGGCATCGGCCGAACGTTCGCCCGTCGAGGAAGTCGCGGTTCGCAAGCCGAAGGCGAGCAATGTTTCCGACAAGGGGATTCTCATTGTCGGTGTCGATAAGCTGCTGACGCAACTGGCCGGCTGCTGCAAGCCGGCGCCGCCCGATCCGATTGTTGGTTTCGTGACGCGCGGCAAGGGAATTTCGATTCATCGCGCCGACTGCCCGAATTTCAGTCATCTTGAAGCAATGCAGCCGGAACGCGTCGTCGAGACGGAGTGGGGTAGCGAAACCGAGGGGGTTTTTGCTGTCGATATCATTGTCGACGCTCAGGATCGTCAAGGTTTGCTGCGCGATGTCTCGGAAGTGTTCACGCGCGAGAAGATCAACGTCATTGCCGTCAATACGCAGTCAACGCAAGGTGGCGCGCATATGCGCTTCACCGCCGAGATCGGCAACGTCGGCCAACTCAAACGGACGCTCGGCTTGCTGCAGGACGTCAAGGGCGTGGTCGGGGCACGGCGGGCGTAA
- a CDS encoding flavin reductase family protein gives MQNGRQAVPLEKSYLLLNHGPVTLVGSTHDGRSNVMAASWVMPLDFDPPKVVLVIDRNTLTRELIEASGEFSLSIPCREMAAQVLAAGSLSGRDGEKASRCGLEFFAASCVAAPLVGDCVAWLECRVIPCRDNQDRHDLFIAEVLAAQADPAVFSQGRWHFSDDCRRTLHYQAGGAFFVTGESFDASEQAPTGG, from the coding sequence ATGCAGAACGGCAGACAGGCTGTGCCGCTCGAAAAGAGCTACTTGTTGCTTAATCACGGTCCGGTGACGCTCGTCGGCAGCACCCATGACGGGCGTTCCAACGTCATGGCGGCCTCCTGGGTGATGCCGCTCGATTTCGATCCGCCGAAAGTCGTGCTGGTCATCGACCGGAATACCCTGACACGTGAACTGATCGAGGCATCGGGGGAGTTTTCGCTGAGCATTCCCTGTCGTGAAATGGCGGCGCAGGTGCTGGCGGCGGGAAGCCTGTCGGGGCGCGATGGCGAAAAAGCTTCGCGTTGCGGCCTCGAATTCTTCGCTGCGTCATGCGTTGCTGCGCCGCTGGTCGGCGACTGCGTCGCCTGGCTCGAGTGCCGTGTCATCCCGTGTCGCGACAATCAGGACCGGCATGATCTCTTCATCGCCGAAGTCCTGGCCGCACAGGCCGATCCGGCGGTGTTTTCGCAAGGACGTTGGCATTTCTCCGACGATTGCCGAAGAACGCTGCATTACCAGGCGGGCGGCGCCTTTTTCGTTACCGGCGAATCCTTCGACGCCAGCGAACAAGCCCCCACCGGCGGCTGA
- the ppk1 gene encoding polyphosphate kinase 1, with protein sequence MTHRIDILKTGAETFPPAHYLNRERGILAFNRRVLAQARNPAIPLLERLRFLCIVSSNLDEFFEIRVAGLKEQVKLNSTVITTDGLTAQQALTLVSQDAHALVDEQYVLLNEDVLPKLAEQSIRFLRRSDWNEAQRQWVSSYFFREVMPVLTPIGLDPSHPFPRVLNKSLNFAVELEGKDAFGRNSGAAIVQAPRVLPRVIRLPEDIAGYEYGFVFLSSILHAFVGELFEGMSVLGCYQFRVTRNSDLFVDEEEVKNLRAKIQGELPQRHFGDGVRLEVADNCSDTMASFLLAQFGLEESDLYRVAGPVNLVRLMQVPDWVNRPDLKFIPFTPGFPRALQKGHSIFDDIRKNDILLHHPYQSFSPVIALIDQAAADPQVVAIKMTVYRTGTDSVLMQSLLRAAQNGKEVTVVVELMARFDEEANIGWATKLEEVGAHVVYGVVGYKTHAKMLMIVRREEIKGRGELRRYIHLGTGNYHAKTARLYTDFGLLTCNEELGADVNEVFKQLTGLGKAQALNHLWQAPFSLHQNIIAAILAEAEAARNGHRARIIAKMNSLLEPGVIDALYVASQAGVKIDLIVRGVCALRPGIPGLSEHIRVRSIVGRLLEHHRIFYFHAGGQEKVYLSSADWMERNFFRRIELAFPLLDKKLKRRVIAEGLQTYLSDNVQAWEMDANGGYHLRRASRKSPRSAQNELIEQLKP encoded by the coding sequence ATGACCCATCGCATCGACATACTCAAGACCGGCGCCGAAACTTTTCCGCCGGCGCATTACCTCAACCGCGAACGCGGGATATTGGCTTTCAACCGGCGCGTCTTGGCGCAAGCGCGGAATCCTGCGATACCGCTACTGGAACGGCTGCGCTTCCTGTGCATCGTCAGCAGCAACCTCGATGAATTTTTCGAGATCCGCGTCGCCGGACTCAAGGAACAGGTGAAGCTCAACTCGACCGTCATCACCACAGACGGTTTGACGGCGCAACAGGCTCTCACCCTCGTCAGCCAGGACGCCCACGCGCTCGTCGATGAACAATATGTGCTGCTCAACGAGGATGTGCTGCCCAAACTGGCGGAACAGAGCATTCGCTTCCTGCGACGCTCTGACTGGAACGAAGCACAACGCCAATGGGTCTCCAGCTATTTCTTCCGCGAAGTGATGCCGGTGCTGACGCCGATCGGACTCGATCCCTCGCACCCTTTTCCCCGCGTCCTGAACAAAAGCCTCAATTTCGCCGTCGAACTGGAAGGCAAGGACGCGTTCGGCCGCAATTCCGGTGCCGCCATCGTCCAGGCCCCGCGCGTACTGCCGCGCGTCATCCGCTTGCCCGAGGACATCGCCGGCTACGAATACGGGTTCGTGTTCCTCTCTTCGATCCTGCACGCCTTCGTCGGCGAACTCTTCGAAGGCATGAGCGTGCTCGGTTGCTACCAGTTCCGGGTGACACGCAACAGCGACCTCTTCGTCGACGAGGAAGAAGTCAAGAACCTGCGGGCCAAGATTCAGGGCGAACTGCCGCAACGCCATTTCGGCGACGGGGTCCGCCTCGAAGTCGCAGACAACTGCTCGGACACCATGGCGAGCTTCCTGCTTGCCCAGTTTGGCCTTGAAGAGAGCGACCTTTATCGTGTTGCCGGCCCGGTCAACCTCGTGCGTCTGATGCAGGTTCCCGACTGGGTCAATCGGCCGGACCTCAAATTCATCCCCTTCACACCGGGATTTCCGCGCGCCCTGCAGAAAGGCCACAGCATCTTCGATGACATCCGGAAAAATGACATCCTGTTGCATCACCCGTATCAGAGCTTCTCGCCGGTCATTGCCCTGATCGACCAGGCAGCGGCCGACCCACAGGTCGTCGCCATCAAGATGACCGTCTATCGCACCGGCACCGACTCCGTGCTCATGCAATCGCTGCTGCGCGCCGCCCAGAATGGCAAGGAAGTCACCGTCGTCGTCGAACTGATGGCGCGTTTCGACGAGGAGGCCAACATCGGCTGGGCCACCAAGCTCGAGGAAGTGGGCGCCCATGTCGTTTACGGCGTTGTCGGCTACAAGACGCATGCCAAGATGCTGATGATCGTCCGTCGCGAGGAAATCAAGGGGCGTGGCGAACTACGCCGCTACATCCATCTCGGCACCGGCAATTACCACGCGAAGACGGCGCGGCTCTACACCGATTTTGGCCTGCTGACCTGTAACGAGGAACTGGGCGCCGATGTCAATGAAGTCTTCAAGCAACTGACCGGTCTCGGCAAGGCACAAGCGCTCAATCACCTCTGGCAAGCGCCGTTCTCGCTGCACCAGAACATCATCGCCGCCATTCTGGCCGAGGCGGAGGCCGCCCGTAACGGCCACCGCGCGCGCATCATCGCCAAGATGAACTCGCTGCTCGAACCCGGCGTCATCGACGCCCTCTACGTCGCCTCGCAGGCCGGCGTCAAGATTGACCTCATCGTTCGCGGCGTATGCGCGCTGCGCCCGGGAATCCCGGGTCTCTCGGAACATATTCGCGTGCGTTCGATCGTCGGACGCCTGCTCGAACACCACCGGATTTTCTACTTTCACGCCGGTGGTCAGGAAAAGGTCTATCTCTCCAGCGCCGACTGGATGGAGCGCAACTTCTTCCGCCGCATTGAACTCGCTTTCCCGCTACTCGACAAGAAGCTCAAGCGCCGGGTCATCGCCGAAGGCCTGCAGACCTACCTGTCCGACAACGTGCAAGCCTGGGAAATGGACGCCAACGGCGGCTATCACCTGCGCCGCGCTTCGCGCAAGTCACCGCGCTCCGCGCAGAACGAACTGATCGAACAGCTCAAACCCTGA
- the ppx gene encoding exopolyphosphatase produces MSHEQVAAVDLGSNSFHLQIGRVLDDQIYSLDTLKEPVRLASGLTPDKLLDESAQQRALATLGRFGERLRGFQSGAVRAVATNTLRVAKNARVFLPQAEAALGFPIEVIAGREEARLIYIGAAHALPPTRSKRLVIDIGGGSTEFIIGKKVEPLMMESLYMGCVSYSLRFFPDGKVDKRRLLEAEVSAAREVQLIAQKYREAGWTETAAASGTARAIADLLEMNGLNPGGASGISRDGLMTLRGLLLRAGSVAQLRLDGLRADRVPVLAGGIAIMSAIFTTLGIDRMIYSEGALRLGVLYDLLGRYQQHDMRDATVRQFMRRYQVDLRQAARVQETALTLLRRMVDVTQPENLSELRLLEWSAALHEIGLSISHSGYHKHGAYIAANADMPGFSRKDQERLSFMILGQRGKLERVNSIPVSDALWRSVFCLRLAALLHRSRDDHPLPSLRLRMVDGEFQMDLPIAWLQANPLSAAALADEVQTWGRVGRGVRIRRRSVLEGQD; encoded by the coding sequence ATGTCGCACGAGCAGGTCGCAGCAGTCGATCTGGGGTCCAACAGTTTCCACCTCCAGATCGGTCGCGTGCTGGACGACCAGATCTATTCTCTCGACACGCTCAAGGAGCCGGTCAGACTGGCGTCGGGGCTGACGCCGGACAAGTTGCTGGACGAGTCGGCCCAGCAGCGCGCCCTGGCGACGCTGGGTCGATTCGGCGAGCGTCTGCGCGGCTTCCAGTCCGGCGCGGTGCGCGCGGTAGCGACCAACACCCTGCGCGTCGCGAAAAACGCCCGCGTTTTTCTGCCACAGGCCGAAGCGGCGCTGGGTTTCCCGATCGAGGTGATCGCCGGGCGCGAGGAAGCCCGACTCATCTACATCGGCGCAGCACACGCCTTGCCGCCGACGCGTTCAAAGCGCCTGGTCATCGATATCGGCGGCGGTTCGACCGAATTCATCATTGGCAAGAAGGTCGAGCCCTTGATGATGGAATCGCTCTACATGGGGTGTGTCAGCTATTCCTTGCGTTTCTTTCCCGACGGCAAGGTCGATAAGCGACGCCTTCTTGAAGCGGAGGTGTCGGCGGCCCGCGAGGTTCAGTTGATCGCCCAGAAGTATCGTGAGGCCGGCTGGACGGAAACGGCGGCGGCGTCGGGGACGGCCCGGGCGATTGCCGACCTGCTGGAAATGAACGGGCTGAATCCCGGCGGCGCGTCGGGCATCAGCCGGGACGGTTTGATGACGCTGCGCGGCTTGCTCTTGCGAGCGGGGTCGGTGGCCCAGTTGCGTCTCGACGGTCTGCGTGCCGATCGCGTACCGGTGCTGGCCGGTGGCATTGCGATCATGTCGGCCATTTTCACTACGCTGGGCATCGATCGCATGATCTATTCGGAGGGCGCGCTGCGGCTCGGTGTGCTCTACGATCTGCTCGGGCGCTACCAGCAGCATGACATGCGGGACGCGACGGTCCGCCAGTTCATGCGGCGTTACCAGGTCGATCTGCGCCAGGCGGCGCGCGTGCAGGAAACGGCGCTGACACTGCTGCGCCGGATGGTCGATGTGACGCAGCCCGAAAACCTGTCCGAACTGCGGCTGCTCGAATGGTCGGCGGCCTTGCATGAAATCGGCTTATCTATTTCGCATAGCGGTTACCACAAACACGGCGCCTATATCGCTGCAAACGCAGATATGCCGGGGTTTTCGAGGAAAGATCAGGAGCGGCTTTCGTTCATGATCCTCGGTCAGCGCGGCAAGCTCGAACGCGTCAATTCAATCCCGGTGAGCGACGCACTCTGGCGTTCGGTCTTCTGCCTCCGGCTCGCCGCCTTGCTGCACCGCTCACGCGACGATCATCCCTTGCCGTCGCTCCGTTTGCGTATGGTCGATGGCGAGTTCCAGATGGACTTGCCGATCGCCTGGCTGCAGGCCAATCCGCTCAGCGCCGCCGCCCTTGCCGACGAAGTGCAGACCTGGGGGCGGGTGGGACGCGGGGTCCGCATCCGGCGTCGCAGCGTTCTGGAGGGACAGGACTGA
- a CDS encoding ABC transporter permease, which produces MADVDALIREEANVARVDLVGDWTLANLPMPLAALEARLVALLARSPCWDLSRIERLDSAAALLVWRSWGRRWPDQVIVGDALRAVFDRAAAVPRIDAPEPTADYLRGVVALGRVMLSAARNLRDLVTLFGQLVLDIGYLCAHPQDIPWREFSANIYRSGTQALPVIALVGFLIGIVLSFLSALQLKTFGADIYIVNLLGIAIIRELGPVIVAVLVAGRSGSAMTAQIGVMRVTEEIDALATMGVSRSLRLVLPKVAALSLVVPLLVVWCSAAGIVGGMVSANLEMGLAYGYFIDALPRVVPLSNLWIGLGKGWVFGFVIALIACHFGLKVRPNTESLSQRTTTSVVSAITLVIIVDAIIAIFTRTVGIPGAG; this is translated from the coding sequence ATGGCCGACGTCGATGCGCTGATTCGTGAGGAGGCCAACGTCGCCCGCGTCGACCTGGTCGGCGACTGGACGCTCGCCAATCTGCCGATGCCGCTGGCAGCGCTGGAAGCGCGTCTGGTCGCGCTCCTGGCGCGTTCGCCGTGCTGGGATTTGAGTCGCATCGAGCGCCTCGACAGTGCCGCGGCTTTGCTCGTCTGGCGCTCCTGGGGGCGGCGGTGGCCGGACCAGGTCATCGTCGGTGATGCGCTGCGCGCCGTCTTTGATCGTGCCGCCGCTGTACCGCGGATCGATGCGCCGGAGCCTACGGCCGATTACCTGCGCGGGGTTGTCGCCCTGGGCCGGGTCATGCTGTCTGCTGCAAGGAACCTGCGCGACCTCGTCACCTTGTTCGGCCAGCTGGTGCTCGATATCGGCTATTTGTGCGCCCATCCACAGGACATTCCCTGGCGCGAGTTTTCCGCCAATATCTATCGCAGCGGCACACAGGCGCTGCCAGTGATTGCGCTTGTCGGTTTCCTGATCGGCATCGTGTTGTCCTTTTTGTCGGCGCTGCAGTTGAAGACCTTCGGCGCCGACATCTATATCGTCAATCTGCTCGGCATCGCCATTATTCGCGAACTCGGTCCGGTCATCGTCGCGGTGCTCGTCGCCGGACGTTCGGGATCGGCAATGACGGCGCAGATCGGTGTGATGCGCGTCACCGAGGAGATCGATGCGCTGGCGACGATGGGGGTGTCGCGCAGTCTGCGTCTCGTCCTGCCCAAGGTGGCGGCCTTGTCGCTCGTCGTGCCGCTTCTGGTTGTGTGGTGTTCGGCGGCGGGGATCGTCGGCGGGATGGTGTCGGCCAACCTCGAGATGGGACTCGCTTACGGCTATTTCATCGATGCATTGCCGCGCGTGGTGCCCTTGTCCAATTTGTGGATCGGTCTGGGCAAAGGCTGGGTTTTTGGCTTTGTCATCGCGCTGATTGCGTGTCATTTCGGACTCAAGGTTCGGCCGAATACGGAGAGCCTGTCGCAACGCACGACAACGTCGGTGGTTTCGGCCATCACGCTGGTGATCATCGTCGATGCGATCATCGCCATCTTCACCCGCACGGTCGGCATTCCGGGGGCGGGGTGA
- a CDS encoding ATP-binding cassette domain-containing protein, protein MTSVPVVRVRGVSTRFGATTVHRDIDLDVAAGQVLGLVGGSGSGKTTLLREIVGLLKPERGSVELFGVSVFDADPVVRKALRRRFGVLFQHGALFSALSVHDNIAFPLRELRGLDEDLIGDLVRQKLAMVELLPAHGKLMPAELSGGMVKRVALARALALEPELLVLDEPTAGLDPDLADNFVRLIEMLQRQLGFTVVMVTHDLDTLAGLASHVAVLAEQRIIACGRPAEVLAFDHPFIRNFFCSEHALAALRNK, encoded by the coding sequence ATGACGTCAGTACCCGTGGTTCGGGTGCGAGGGGTGTCGACACGCTTCGGTGCGACGACGGTGCATCGGGATATCGATCTCGATGTGGCGGCGGGCCAGGTGCTTGGCCTGGTCGGCGGTTCCGGCAGCGGCAAGACGACCTTGTTGCGCGAGATCGTCGGCTTGTTGAAACCTGAGCGTGGGTCCGTCGAGTTGTTCGGCGTGTCGGTTTTCGATGCCGATCCGGTTGTGCGCAAGGCCTTGCGGCGGCGTTTCGGCGTGTTGTTCCAGCATGGCGCGCTCTTTTCGGCCTTGTCGGTGCATGACAATATCGCATTTCCCCTGCGTGAATTGCGCGGTCTGGACGAAGACCTGATCGGTGATCTCGTGCGGCAGAAACTGGCCATGGTCGAGTTGCTGCCGGCGCACGGAAAACTGATGCCGGCGGAACTTTCGGGCGGTATGGTCAAGCGTGTGGCATTGGCGCGGGCGCTCGCGCTGGAGCCGGAACTGCTGGTGCTGGATGAGCCGACGGCCGGGCTCGATCCCGATCTCGCCGACAATTTCGTCAGGCTCATCGAGATGCTGCAGCGGCAACTCGGTTTTACCGTTGTCATGGTCACGCACGATCTGGATACGCTGGCGGGACTCGCCAGTCATGTCGCAGTGTTGGCGGAGCAGCGTATCATTGCCTGCGGGCGGCCGGCGGAGGTGCTGGCGTTCGACCACCCGTTCATCCGTAATTTCTTTTGTTCGGAGCACGCGCTCGCCGCGCTGAGAAACAAATAA